A section of the Humulus lupulus chromosome 2, drHumLupu1.1, whole genome shotgun sequence genome encodes:
- the LOC133818387 gene encoding scarecrow-like protein 21, translating into MQRSQKRRSSNMANRLYYQPPLQDVESYCLPQFGSSDSELCYSYSSRSQGGAQVSAKNPFQLYATLESSPAIENINMYISPSTVSFSPNGSPISQQDSHSYLPDQRNSPENTYGSPISGSCITDDMSDWKYKLKELESAMLGPDLSIQGNYNTGFQRGANNSSNETESWGQIMEPISKKDVKQVLICCAKAVSDNDLLTAEWLMNELRGMVSVSGEPIQRLGAYMLEGLVAKLASSGSNICKSLQCKEPASSELLSYMHILYELCPYFKFGYMSANGAIAEAMKDVNRVHIIDFQIGQGSQWITLIQAFAARPGGPPHIRITGIDDSVSAYARGGGLSIVGKKLSRFAETFKVPFEFHSVAKSGSEVQLEDLVVPPGEALAVNFAFMLHHMPDESVSTQNHRDRLLRLVKSLSPKVVTLVEQESNTNTAAFFPRFVETLNYYTAMFESIDVTLPRHHKEHKERINVEQHCLAREVVNIIACEGTERVERHELLGKWQSRFKMAGFTPYPLSTLVNATIKTLLENYCNKYRLEERDGALYLGWMNRYLVTSSAWK; encoded by the coding sequence ATGCAAAGATCACAAAAGCGCAGGAGTTCAAACATGGCCAACAGATTATACTATCAGCCACCATTACAAGATGTAGAATCTTACTGCTTACCACAGTTTGGATCTTCAGATAGTGAACTTTGTTACAGCTACAGCAGCCGCAGCCAGGGCGGCGCCCAAGTCTCTGCTAAGAATCCTTTCCAACTTTATGCCACTTTGGAATCGTCCCCGGCGATTGAAAATATTAACATGTACATTTCTCCATCGACTGTCAGCTTCTCCCCTAATGGAAGCCCAATTTCACAGCAAGATTCTCATTCCTACCTCCCTGATCAGCGCAATTCGCCTGAAAATACTTATGGTTCTCCAATCAGTGGCTCCTGCATTACTGATGACATGAGTGACTGGAAGTACAAGCTGAAAGAGCTCGAAAGTGCCATGCTGGGTCCTGATTTAAGCATTCAGGGGAACTATAACACTGGATTTCAGAGGGGGGCAAACAATAGTTCAAATGAGACTGAGAGCTGGGGACAAATTATGGAGCCAATCTCCAAAAAAGATGTGAAACAAGTCCTGATATGCTGTGCCAAAGCAGTCTCAGATAATGATCTGTTAACGGCGGAGTGGTTGATGAACGAGTTACGCGGCATGGTGTCGGTTTCTGGCGAACCAATCCAGAGGTTAGGCGCTTATATGTTGGAAGGACTTGTTGCGAAACTTGCCTCCTCAGGGAGCAACATATGCAAGTCATTGCAATGCAAAGAGCCTGCAAGTTCTGAATTGCTCTCTTATATGCATATTCTGTATGAGCTCTGCCCGTACTTCAAATTTGGATACATGTCTGCTAATGGGGCAATAGCAGAAGCCATGAAAGACGTAAACCGAGTTCACATTATCGATTTCCAAATTGGTCAGGGGAGCCAGTGGATCACTTTGATTCAGGCCTTTGCAGCCAGGCCTGGAGGACCTCCCCATATCCGGATAACAGGCATTGATGACTCAGTGTCAGCTTATGCTCGAGGAGGAGGGCTCAGCATTGTAGGAAAGAAGCTCTCTAGGTTTGCTGAAACTTTCAAAGTGCCATTCGAGTTCCACTCTGTGGCCAAATCCGGTTCCGAGGTTCAACTGGAGGATCTTGTTGTTCCACCTGGAGAGGCTTTGGCTGTAAACTTTGCTTTCATGCTTCATCACATGCCAGATGAGAGTGTCAGCACTCAAAATCACCGGGATAGGCTACTGAGGCTGGTTAAAAGCCTGTCTCCGAAGGTGGTGACTCTTGTGGAACAAGAATCTAACACCAACACCGCGGCCTTCTTCCCCCGGTTTGTGGAGACACTGAATTACTACACGGCCATGTTTGAATCCATAGACGTGACTCTCCCTCGGCATCACAAGGAGCACAAGGAGCGGATCAATGTGGAACAGCATTGCTTGGCCAGAGAAGTGGTTAACATAATAGCATGTGAAGGAACTGAAAGGGTAGAGCGACATGAACTACTTGGAAAGTGGCAGTCGAGGTTCAAAATGGCTGGTTTTACTCCATACCCGTTAAGCACCCTGGTCAATGCCACCATTAAAACACTTTTAGAGAATTACTGCAATAAGTACAGGCTTGAAGAGAGAGATGGGGCTCTCTATCTTGGCTGGATGAACAGATATTTGGTTACTTCTTCTGCATGGAAGtga
- the LOC133818389 gene encoding WRKY transcription factor 1-like, with translation MVPLGESVADEAPDKQQETERLNTGNHVSREISGTDVCTPQSDKRGKLTCIKSEKAESVRGSALDAFNLNQLEKSSPKIPMKASKGPETGVRTSQSGQEGSTPSIVREKVSEDGYNWRKYGQKLVKGNEYVRSYYRCTHPNCLVKKQLECSHEGKIVDIVYFGQHDHPKLQHNIPVAVGFVLSIVEEKQRRVASLTPAEGTSVDEHRKPPTQNDHVDTPLTPKIAAMPSNDSSKSTLSQSNKIKDDSDDDPDFKRQKKDKHNIKTTTEDKPTSTSGPRVVVQTLSEVDIVNDGFRWRKYGQKMVKGNLNPRSYYRCSNSGCPVKKHVERASHDTKVVMATYEGQHNHDMPPGRTVTHNVSESSAPATADQVDNAAKSDGKIASLDMVVNAILEHPSKPPKEQPNGELRTGSSPNNMTDSNMAVESCLTPDGKPDKLENGKSVAKEERDPFQNVAVESGNGNNNLRLTSWKKSKRNGESSTVKSEPSQVVDNKSGS, from the exons ATGGTTCCTTTAGGAGAAAGTGTTGCTGATGAAGCTCCGGACAAGCAGCAAGAGACAGAGAGACTTAATACTGGAAATCATGTGTCACGAGAGATCTCTGGCACTGATGTTTGCACACCACAATCAGATAAAAGAGGAAAATTAACATGTATAAAATCTGAAAAAGCGGAATCAGTGCGAGGTTCTGCGCTTGATGCattcaatttaaatcaacttgaaAAATCTTCCCCCAAAATACCTATGAAAGCATCAAAAGGCCCCGAAACTGGAGTGCGGACCTCACAATCTGGTCAGGAAGGAAGCACTCCATCAATAGTTCGTGAGAAAGTCTCTGAGGATGGATATAACTGGAGAAAATATGGCCAGAAGCTCGTGAAGGGAAATGAATATGTGCGAAGTTACTACAGATGTACCCACCCCAACTGCCTGGTCAAAAAGCAATTGGAATGTTCACATGAAGGGAAGATTGTAGATATTGTTTACTTTGGTCAGCACGATCATCCAAAACTTCAGCATAACATCCCAGTGGCAGTTGGTTTTGTTCTGTCCATTGTTGAAGAGAAACAAAGAAGGGTCGCCTCATTAACCCCTGCTGAAG GAACATCGGTGGATGAGCATAGGAAGCCACCCACTCAAAATGACCATGTAGATACACCTCTGACTCCAAAAATTGCAGCTATGCCTTCTAATGATAGTTCAAAGTCTACACTTTCTCAATCAAATAAGATAAAGGATGATAGCGACGATGATCCAGATTTCAAGCGACA AAAGAAAGACAAACATAATATCAAAACAACCACAGAAGATAAACCAACCTCAACCAGCGGACCACGAGTTGTTGTTCAGACTCTAAGTGAGGTTGATATTGTGAATGATGGGTTTAGATGGCGTAAATATGGACAGAAAATGGTGAAAGGAAATCTGAATCCAAG GAGTTACTATAGATGCTCAAATTCCGGATGCCCTGTTAAGAAACATGTGGAAAGGGCATCTCATGACACAAAAGTAGTGATGGCCACATATGAAGGACAACACAATCATGATATGCCACCCGGAAGGACTGTCACCCATAATGTATCTGAATCAAGTGCACCTGCAACTGCTGATCAAGTTGACAATGCCGCCAAGTCAGATGGCAAAATTGCCTCCCTTGATATGGTTGTTAATGCTATATTGGAACATCCAAGTAAACCACCCAAAGAACAACCGAATGGTGAGTTAAGAACTGGATCATCACCAAACAACATGACTGACTCCAATATGGCCGTAGAATCTTGCCTGACCCCCGATGGTAAACCAGATAAGCTTGAAAATGGAAAGTCAGTTGCCAAAGAAGAAAGGGATCCCTTTCAAAATGTTGCTGTTGAATCGGGCAATGGCAATAATAATTTGAGGCTTACAAGTTGGAAAAAGAGCAAGCGAAATGGGGAGTCAAGTACTGTAAAGTCAGAACCTTCCCAGGTTGTTGATAATAAATCTGGGTCATGA